The Sinomonas sp. P10A9 genome includes a window with the following:
- a CDS encoding exonuclease domain-containing protein, translating to MPLDFTAIDFETANGFRGSPCSVGLIRVRGGRVVERASWLMRPPAGHDEFDPRNVAIHGIRPDDVAQEPRFGDLFAEIGGFIGDDVLVAHNAAFDLGVIRSALEVSGMEAPAYDYACTVVLSRKTYRLVSHSLPFAAREAGVRLEHHHDATEDAAACAGILIDIAGRHRADTVEDVYRAVGLSLPRQAAFAPGEALSAATVRALAGSAASGPGVRTTARGGPGAPRTWAPWPDEGTNPPANSAADPHHPLFGQRVVFTGALGITRSEAKVRAAEVGAQPASSVTRATTVLVVGDGFVAADLASGRVTTKARKALQLRERGQRVEVLSEGEFLQMLGGHWPAASA from the coding sequence GTGCCTTTGGACTTCACCGCGATCGACTTCGAGACGGCGAACGGATTCCGGGGATCGCCCTGCTCGGTCGGCCTCATCCGGGTGCGCGGCGGCCGCGTGGTGGAGCGTGCCTCGTGGCTCATGCGGCCGCCGGCGGGCCACGACGAGTTCGATCCCCGCAACGTCGCCATCCACGGCATCAGGCCGGACGACGTCGCACAAGAGCCCCGCTTCGGCGACCTCTTCGCCGAGATCGGCGGCTTCATCGGAGACGACGTGCTCGTTGCCCACAACGCGGCGTTCGACCTCGGGGTGATCCGCTCGGCCCTCGAGGTCAGCGGGATGGAGGCACCGGCCTACGACTACGCCTGCACGGTGGTGCTCTCGCGCAAGACGTACAGGCTCGTCTCGCATTCCCTGCCCTTCGCGGCCCGCGAGGCCGGTGTGCGGCTCGAGCACCACCATGACGCGACCGAGGACGCCGCGGCCTGTGCGGGCATCCTCATCGACATCGCCGGCCGACACAGGGCCGATACCGTCGAGGATGTCTACCGCGCCGTGGGCCTCTCGCTCCCGCGACAGGCAGCCTTCGCGCCCGGCGAAGCCCTCTCGGCCGCGACGGTACGGGCCCTCGCCGGCAGCGCCGCGTCAGGGCCGGGCGTACGCACGACGGCGCGTGGCGGCCCGGGTGCGCCCCGGACGTGGGCGCCGTGGCCGGACGAGGGGACGAACCCGCCGGCGAACTCCGCCGCGGACCCCCACCACCCTCTGTTCGGGCAGCGCGTGGTCTTCACCGGAGCCCTCGGCATCACGCGGAGCGAGGCCAAGGTGCGGGCAGCGGAGGTTGGGGCGCAGCCGGCGAGCTCGGTCACCCGCGCAACGACCGTGCTCGTGGTCGGCGATGGATTCGTTGCCGCGGACCTTGCCTCGGGCCGTGTGACGACCAAGGCGCGGAAGGCGCTCCAGCTGCGCGAGCGCGGTCAGCGCGTCGAGGTGCTCTCCGAGGGGGAGTTCCTCCAGATGCTGGGCGGGCACTGGCCCGCGGCCAGCGCCTGA
- a CDS encoding VTT domain-containing protein, which yields MPAALANAASVLTLAVQPKTSFLPSWLDPQVFLSDPQLGPWVVLIVCGIIFAETGLLVGFFLPGDSMLFTAGLLVATGTIKFNLWLLALLVVIAAIIGNQCGYLIGAKAGPSIFRRPDSRLFKRENVEKAHAFFEKHGGRALVLARFVPIIRTFVPVIVGVAGMNRAKFFLYNVIGAVLWGGGVTLLGAWLGQYAWVGQNIDLIFIAIVLVSILPIVVEFFRGRSAKRQAATFGTDPLDEFIEEHEPIEERKTHPDWK from the coding sequence ATCCCTGCAGCCCTGGCCAACGCCGCCTCTGTCCTCACGCTGGCCGTCCAGCCCAAGACCTCGTTCCTGCCCAGCTGGCTCGACCCGCAGGTCTTCCTCAGCGATCCGCAGCTGGGACCATGGGTCGTGCTGATCGTGTGCGGGATCATCTTCGCCGAGACGGGCCTGCTCGTCGGGTTCTTCCTCCCTGGCGACTCGATGCTCTTCACCGCCGGCCTCCTCGTGGCGACGGGAACCATCAAGTTCAACCTGTGGCTCCTCGCCCTGCTGGTGGTCATCGCCGCGATCATCGGCAACCAGTGCGGCTACCTGATCGGGGCCAAGGCCGGCCCCTCGATCTTCAGACGGCCCGACTCGCGGCTCTTCAAGCGCGAGAACGTCGAGAAGGCGCATGCGTTCTTCGAGAAGCACGGCGGCAGGGCCCTCGTCCTCGCCCGCTTCGTGCCGATCATCCGCACCTTCGTCCCCGTGATCGTGGGCGTGGCCGGCATGAACCGTGCCAAGTTCTTCCTCTACAACGTGATCGGCGCCGTCCTGTGGGGCGGCGGTGTCACGCTGCTGGGCGCCTGGCTCGGCCAGTACGCGTGGGTCGGGCAGAACATCGACCTCATCTTCATCGCGATCGTCCTCGTCTCGATCCTGCCGATAGTCGTCGAGTTCTTCCGCGGGCGCTCTGCAAAGCGCCAGGCCGCCACGTTCGGCACCGATCCCTTGGACGAGTTCATCGAGGAGCACGAGCCGATCGAAGAGCGCAAGACACACCCCGACTGGAAGTAG
- the rdgB gene encoding RdgB/HAM1 family non-canonical purine NTP pyrophosphatase — protein sequence MSAGAATPAPRLVLATHNQGKLAELRDLLRDQVPGLDVDAQVVDAAAVGAPDVLEDGVTFAENALKKARAVAAATGLPAIADDSGLAVAVLGGAPGIFSARWAGAQGDDRANLELLLAQLSDVRDEHRQAAFVCAAALALPGAGAGYREAVELGEMPGTLLREPRGKGGFGYDPILRPEGLDVSCAELTREEKNAISHRGRAFRALLPAIVEALRP from the coding sequence GTGAGCGCTGGCGCCGCCACGCCAGCCCCGAGACTCGTCCTCGCGACCCACAATCAGGGCAAACTCGCGGAGCTGCGCGACCTCCTGCGCGATCAGGTCCCCGGGCTTGATGTTGACGCCCAAGTGGTGGACGCAGCGGCTGTGGGGGCTCCCGATGTCCTCGAGGATGGCGTGACGTTCGCCGAGAACGCCCTCAAGAAGGCACGCGCCGTCGCGGCCGCGACGGGCCTGCCGGCGATTGCGGACGACTCTGGGCTCGCGGTCGCCGTCCTCGGCGGTGCGCCCGGCATCTTCTCGGCTCGCTGGGCAGGCGCGCAAGGCGACGACCGTGCCAACCTCGAGCTCCTTCTCGCCCAGCTCAGCGATGTGAGGGATGAGCATCGGCAGGCGGCCTTCGTGTGCGCGGCCGCGTTGGCCCTTCCCGGGGCAGGCGCGGGGTACCGCGAGGCGGTCGAGCTCGGCGAGATGCCCGGGACCCTGCTGCGGGAGCCCCGAGGCAAGGGCGGCTTCGGATACGACCCGATCCTGCGGCCAGAGGGGCTCGATGTGAGCTGCGCCGAACTCACGCGTGAGGAGAAGAACGCCATCAGCCACCGAGGCCGCGCGTTCCGCGCGCTCCTGCCGGCGATCGTCGAGGCCCTCAGGCCCTGA
- the rph gene encoding ribonuclease PH, which yields MTPSTSGSPSAARADGRAPDQLRPISITRGWSKQAEGSALIEFGNTRVLCTASFTEGVPRWLKGEGRGWVTAEYAMLPRATNTRSDRESVKGRIGGRTHEISRLIGRSLRSIIDTRALGENTIVLDCDVLQADGGTRTAAITGAFVALAEAVRWAKEQGLVELGAEPLVDTVSAVSVGIIDGVPMLDLPYVEDVRAETDMNVVVTGSGKFVEVQGTAEGAPFDRDELNSLLDLALIGTAQLADIQRETLAEALR from the coding sequence ATGACCCCGAGCACATCTGGAAGTCCTTCTGCTGCGCGCGCCGACGGGCGTGCCCCCGACCAGCTCCGGCCCATCTCCATCACGCGCGGGTGGTCCAAGCAGGCCGAGGGCTCGGCGCTCATCGAGTTCGGCAACACGCGAGTCCTGTGCACGGCGTCCTTCACCGAAGGCGTGCCGCGCTGGCTCAAGGGCGAGGGCCGTGGTTGGGTCACGGCGGAGTACGCGATGCTTCCGCGTGCCACGAACACCCGCTCCGACCGCGAGTCCGTCAAGGGCCGCATCGGCGGCCGCACGCACGAGATCTCCCGTCTCATCGGCCGCTCGCTCCGCTCGATCATTGACACGAGGGCGCTCGGCGAGAACACCATCGTCCTGGACTGCGATGTCCTCCAGGCCGACGGCGGCACCCGCACCGCCGCGATCACGGGAGCGTTCGTTGCCCTCGCCGAGGCCGTGCGGTGGGCCAAGGAGCAGGGCCTCGTCGAGCTGGGCGCGGAGCCGCTCGTCGACACCGTCTCCGCCGTGTCTGTGGGCATCATCGACGGCGTCCCGATGCTCGACCTGCCGTACGTCGAGGACGTGCGCGCCGAGACCGACATGAACGTCGTCGTGACCGGGTCCGGCAAGTTCGTCGAGGTGCAGGGCACGGCCGAGGGCGCGCCGTTCGACCGTGACGAGCTCAACAGCCTCCTCGACCTCGCCCTCATCGGCACCGCGCAGCTCGCCGACATCCAGCGCGAGACGTTGGCCGAGGCACTGCGGTGA
- a CDS encoding MBL fold metallo-hydrolase: MKLTIVGCSGSFPGPSSPASCYLVTANDGERDWRILLDLGSGALGVLQRYLDLSDVDGVLLSHLHPDHCMDLTGLHVAVHWDPSGWTAGRVPVWGPAATKKRITTALDMQPEMDLDDDFEFHHWTAGEPIEFGPFRFEAYAARHPIAEAYALRIECSEPDGAGGLERRVLAYSGDTDTCQGLVDAAVDADLFLCEAAYHEGRDDAIEGVHLTGLRAGQAARDADAKRLLLTHLPVWNDPNRSVAEAQMAYEGPIAVAVAGVHYVV, from the coding sequence GTGAAGCTCACCATCGTCGGTTGTTCGGGTTCGTTCCCGGGGCCGAGCTCGCCCGCGTCGTGCTACCTCGTCACAGCGAATGACGGCGAGCGCGACTGGCGGATCCTGCTCGACCTGGGCTCCGGCGCACTGGGCGTGCTCCAGCGTTATCTTGACCTCAGCGACGTCGACGGTGTCCTTCTGAGCCATCTGCACCCGGACCACTGCATGGACCTCACGGGCCTCCACGTGGCCGTGCACTGGGACCCGAGCGGCTGGACCGCGGGCCGGGTTCCCGTCTGGGGTCCGGCGGCGACGAAGAAGCGCATCACGACGGCTCTTGACATGCAGCCGGAGATGGACCTCGACGACGACTTCGAGTTCCACCACTGGACCGCGGGGGAGCCCATCGAGTTCGGCCCCTTCCGCTTCGAGGCGTACGCGGCACGCCACCCCATCGCCGAGGCATACGCGCTGCGCATCGAATGCTCCGAGCCCGACGGCGCGGGCGGCCTCGAGCGGCGCGTGCTCGCGTACTCGGGGGACACCGACACCTGTCAGGGCCTCGTCGACGCCGCGGTGGACGCGGACCTGTTCCTGTGCGAGGCCGCCTACCATGAGGGCCGCGACGACGCGATCGAGGGCGTGCACCTGACGGGCCTGCGCGCGGGCCAGGCAGCGCGCGACGCAGACGCGAAGCGCCTCCTGCTCACCCACCTCCCCGTGTGGAATGACCCGAACCGCTCGGTCGCGGAGGCCCAGATGGCCTACGAGGGGCCGATCGCGGTCGCGGTCGCGGGCGTGCACTACGTCGTCTGA
- the murI gene encoding glutamate racemase, with translation MSELARSERPIGIFDSGVGGLTVARAVIDQLPQESIVYVGDTAHGPYGPLPIAEVRAFALGVMDELVDSGVKALTIACNSASAAVLRDARERYTARYGIPVIEVIQPAVRRAVVATRNGRVGVIGTSATIGSRAYEDTFAAAPDLQITSAACPEFVPFVEAGVTTGAELLDVAEGYLAPLKHAGIDTLVLGCTHYPLLTGVISYVMGDGVTLVSSAEETAKDVYRALVRHDLTRRASTPPTHSFVATGDPVQFEVLARRFLGPEVQGVQQADHVAARYPTASLAQITPEMLEEARARGGSSRISHFARHDAGRMAP, from the coding sequence ATGAGTGAGCTCGCCCGCTCCGAGCGGCCCATCGGAATCTTCGACTCGGGCGTCGGCGGGCTGACGGTGGCCCGCGCGGTCATCGACCAACTGCCCCAGGAGTCGATCGTCTACGTCGGGGACACCGCTCACGGGCCCTATGGACCGCTTCCCATCGCCGAGGTGCGCGCCTTCGCGCTCGGGGTCATGGACGAGCTCGTGGACTCGGGGGTCAAGGCGCTCACGATCGCCTGCAACTCGGCGTCGGCCGCCGTCCTCCGCGATGCCCGCGAACGGTACACGGCCCGGTACGGGATTCCCGTGATCGAGGTCATCCAGCCCGCCGTGCGCCGCGCCGTCGTCGCGACCCGCAACGGCAGGGTCGGGGTGATCGGCACGAGCGCGACCATCGGGTCGCGCGCCTATGAGGACACCTTCGCTGCCGCGCCGGACCTGCAGATCACCTCGGCCGCATGCCCCGAATTCGTCCCCTTCGTCGAGGCCGGGGTCACCACGGGGGCCGAGCTGCTCGACGTCGCCGAGGGCTATCTCGCCCCGCTCAAGCACGCCGGCATCGACACGCTCGTCCTCGGCTGCACCCACTACCCGCTCCTGACGGGTGTCATCTCGTATGTCATGGGCGACGGCGTGACCCTCGTCTCGAGCGCCGAGGAGACTGCCAAGGACGTCTACCGGGCGCTCGTGCGGCATGATCTGACGCGCAGGGCCAGCACGCCGCCCACCCACAGCTTCGTCGCGACGGGGGACCCAGTGCAGTTCGAGGTCCTCGCGCGCCGCTTCCTCGGCCCGGAGGTCCAGGGCGTGCAGCAGGCAGACCACGTCGCCGCGCGGTATCCGACGGCGAGCCTGGCGCAGATCACCCCCGAGATGCTCGAGGAGGCCCGCGCCCGCGGCGGGTCGAGCAGGATCTCCCACTTCGCCCGGCACGATGCGGGCAGGATGGCACCGTGA
- a CDS encoding DUF2017 domain-containing protein, producing the protein MAEPFMYGRRGITGRLEDPERELLRGLFNDVVGMLDPGKAAEDPLEALVGFSPNASEPEDPALARLLPNAYKDDAESSLDFRRLTERSLREGKAGALRAASLSLESGSLVLDDAAARHWSTALNDVRLVLAERLGIRSEEDAEKIHAVTDWAEADDVDKYLALVYNFVTWLQTTLMDAMLDAHRLRSEGGGHE; encoded by the coding sequence ATGGCTGAGCCGTTCATGTACGGCCGCCGGGGCATCACCGGACGCCTCGAGGATCCGGAGCGGGAACTCCTTCGCGGGCTCTTCAACGATGTGGTCGGCATGCTCGATCCAGGCAAGGCGGCGGAGGACCCGCTTGAGGCCCTCGTCGGGTTCAGCCCGAACGCGAGCGAACCCGAGGACCCTGCGCTCGCCCGGCTGCTCCCCAACGCGTACAAGGACGACGCCGAGTCGTCGCTCGATTTCCGCAGGCTCACCGAGCGCTCCCTCAGGGAGGGCAAGGCCGGGGCGCTGCGGGCCGCGTCGCTCTCCCTCGAATCTGGGTCTCTCGTGCTCGACGACGCGGCCGCGCGGCACTGGTCGACGGCGCTCAACGACGTCCGCCTGGTCCTCGCCGAGCGGCTCGGCATCCGCAGCGAGGAGGACGCCGAGAAGATCCACGCCGTCACGGACTGGGCCGAGGCCGACGACGTCGACAAGTACCTCGCGCTCGTCTACAACTTCGTCACGTGGCTCCAGACGACGCTCATGGACGCCATGCTGGATGCCCACAGGCTGCGCTCCGAGGGAGGCGGCCATGAGTGA
- the clpS gene encoding ATP-dependent Clp protease adapter ClpS encodes MSMSVATEPSQEVAGQTETREETARAAPWNLVVWNDPVNLMSYVSYVFQTYFGYPEAKADALMMQVHTEGRSIVSHGAKETVEQHAVAMHTYGLWATVERGGQHG; translated from the coding sequence ATGAGCATGAGCGTTGCCACTGAGCCCTCCCAGGAGGTCGCCGGGCAGACCGAGACGAGGGAGGAGACCGCGCGGGCGGCCCCGTGGAACCTCGTCGTCTGGAATGACCCGGTCAATCTGATGAGCTACGTCAGCTACGTGTTCCAGACATACTTCGGCTACCCCGAAGCCAAGGCGGACGCCCTCATGATGCAGGTCCATACCGAGGGGCGCTCCATCGTGAGCCACGGCGCCAAGGAGACGGTCGAGCAGCATGCGGTCGCGATGCATACCTACGGGCTGTGGGCCACAGTGGAGAGGGGCGGCCAGCATGGCTGA
- a CDS encoding nicotinate phosphoribosyltransferase yields MTDTSPWAQPRTALFTDHYELTMLQASLHSGAAHRRCVFEAFARRLPDGRRYGVVGGTGRLLEGIVGFRFTDAELGFLERTRVVSRETLDFLADYRFSGNVYGYAEGEAYFPNSPILIVESTFAEACILETYVLSVLNHDSAIASAASRMTAAAQGRPCIEMGSRRTHEESAVSAARAAVIAGFASTSNLEAGLRYGIPTVGTAAHSFTLVHDTERDAFEAQVASMGVGTSLLVDTYDVEKAVRTAVEIAGDKLGAVRLDSGDLIEQAHWVRRLLDELGNVNTRIMVTSDLDEYAIAALQSAPVDAYGVGTALVTGSGAPTASMVYKLVSRTDDSGHFVSVAKSAKNKATVGGRKYALRRLDGLGRATHELIGVGYPPHDDGNDRALLEHFIVDGALKPGWTGHEGVTRARERHAASLAELPSSVQRMHRGEPAIPTVYEED; encoded by the coding sequence GTGACCGACACGAGTCCGTGGGCGCAGCCCCGCACTGCACTGTTCACCGACCACTACGAGCTCACGATGCTCCAGGCGTCGCTGCACTCGGGCGCGGCGCACCGACGCTGCGTGTTCGAGGCATTCGCGCGCAGGCTCCCCGATGGGCGGCGGTACGGCGTGGTCGGGGGGACCGGGCGCCTGCTCGAGGGCATCGTGGGCTTCCGCTTCACCGACGCCGAACTGGGTTTCCTCGAACGCACCCGGGTGGTGAGCCGCGAGACACTCGACTTCCTTGCCGACTACCGCTTCTCCGGCAACGTCTACGGCTACGCGGAGGGAGAGGCCTACTTCCCGAACTCGCCGATCCTCATCGTTGAGTCCACGTTCGCCGAGGCCTGCATCCTCGAGACGTACGTCCTCTCGGTGCTCAACCACGATTCGGCGATCGCCTCGGCCGCGTCGCGCATGACCGCAGCTGCCCAAGGCCGCCCGTGCATCGAGATGGGGTCACGCCGCACGCACGAGGAGTCCGCGGTCTCCGCCGCGCGGGCCGCCGTCATCGCAGGGTTCGCGAGCACGTCCAACCTCGAGGCGGGACTTCGCTACGGCATCCCCACGGTCGGCACCGCGGCGCACTCCTTCACACTCGTGCACGACACTGAGCGGGACGCCTTCGAGGCCCAGGTCGCCTCGATGGGCGTCGGGACCTCGCTGCTGGTGGACACCTACGACGTCGAGAAGGCCGTGCGGACGGCGGTCGAGATCGCCGGGGACAAGCTCGGCGCCGTCCGTCTGGATTCGGGAGACCTCATCGAGCAGGCGCACTGGGTCCGTCGGCTCCTCGACGAGCTCGGCAACGTGAACACCCGCATCATGGTCACCTCGGACCTCGACGAATACGCCATCGCCGCCCTTCAGTCCGCGCCCGTGGACGCGTACGGCGTCGGGACCGCGCTCGTCACCGGCTCCGGCGCGCCCACTGCGTCCATGGTGTACAAGCTCGTGAGCCGCACGGACGACAGCGGCCACTTCGTCTCTGTTGCGAAGTCCGCCAAGAACAAGGCGACCGTGGGCGGGCGCAAGTACGCCCTCAGGCGCCTCGACGGGCTGGGACGGGCTACGCATGAGCTCATCGGCGTCGGGTACCCGCCGCACGACGACGGCAACGACCGCGCGCTCCTCGAGCACTTCATCGTCGACGGCGCGCTCAAGCCCGGGTGGACCGGCCACGAAGGGGTGACGCGCGCGCGGGAGCGCCATGCGGCGTCGCTCGCCGAGCTCCCCTCCTCGGTGCAGCGCATGCACCGCGGCGAGCCCGCGATCCCGACGGTGTACGAGGAGGACTAA
- a CDS encoding isochorismatase family protein: protein MAGFRALVIVDVQNDFCEGGSLAVDGGAAVAARITSFLAEHAHDYDAVVTTQDWHVDPGPHFSDRPDFIDSWPAHCVAGTPGADFHPALELAGVDAMFRKGQYAAAYSGFEGHAAQYGDAQGASDDSDTLDEWLRAHGIDSVDVAGIATDYCVKATALDAARAGYATRVLTDLCAGIAEDLAPTYADLEASGVALV, encoded by the coding sequence ATGGCAGGATTCCGCGCTCTCGTGATCGTCGATGTCCAGAATGACTTCTGCGAAGGCGGTTCGCTGGCGGTCGACGGCGGTGCCGCCGTTGCCGCGCGGATCACCTCATTCCTTGCGGAGCACGCACATGATTACGACGCCGTGGTGACCACACAGGACTGGCACGTTGATCCCGGTCCTCATTTCTCGGACCGCCCCGACTTCATCGACTCGTGGCCGGCGCACTGTGTGGCGGGGACACCCGGGGCGGACTTCCACCCGGCCCTCGAGCTGGCTGGAGTCGATGCGATGTTTCGCAAGGGCCAGTACGCGGCGGCCTACTCCGGCTTCGAAGGACACGCCGCCCAGTACGGGGACGCTCAAGGCGCCTCCGACGATTCCGACACCCTCGACGAGTGGCTCCGCGCGCACGGCATCGACTCGGTCGACGTCGCGGGCATCGCGACAGACTACTGCGTCAAGGCGACAGCGCTCGACGCCGCCCGTGCGGGTTATGCGACCCGTGTTCTGACCGATCTGTGCGCAGGGATCGCCGAGGATCTCGCGCCCACGTACGCCGATCTCGAGGCGTCGGGCGTCGCGCTCGTGTGA